From one Mesoaciditoga lauensis cd-1655R = DSM 25116 genomic stretch:
- the nrdD gene encoding anaerobic ribonucleoside-triphosphate reductase: protein MNIRKIVEDYIYKIDWQVKENSNMGYSLQGLEHHVYKNVIKRYWLDHVYGERIKKAHEEGWFHIHDLGYLSAYCVGWDLEDLLRVGLRGVPGKVSSKPAKHFSTILMQIVNFLYTLQGEVAGAVAFSSFDTLLAPFIRYDNLTYDQVKQVMQEFIFNMNVATRAGFQAPFSNLTMDLIVPKLYREKHVIIGGEEQKEVYSDFQEEMNMLNRAFIEVMLEGDGDERPFSFPIPTYNITKSFEW from the coding sequence ATGAATATAAGAAAAATTGTAGAGGATTACATTTATAAGATTGACTGGCAGGTTAAAGAAAATTCAAACATGGGCTATTCGCTTCAAGGACTTGAACATCATGTTTATAAGAATGTCATAAAGAGATATTGGCTTGACCATGTTTACGGTGAAAGGATCAAAAAAGCTCATGAAGAGGGATGGTTCCACATACATGATTTGGGTTACCTATCCGCATACTGCGTTGGTTGGGATTTAGAAGATTTATTGAGAGTTGGTTTAAGAGGGGTACCTGGGAAAGTTTCTTCAAAACCTGCAAAGCACTTTTCAACTATTTTAATGCAGATAGTCAATTTTTTGTATACCCTTCAAGGAGAAGTAGCAGGAGCTGTAGCTTTTTCCAGTTTCGATACTCTTCTTGCTCCATTTATCAGGTACGATAATCTCACCTACGATCAGGTTAAACAAGTCATGCAAGAATTCATATTTAACATGAATGTTGCTACAAGGGCTGGATTTCAAGCACCTTTCAGTAATTTAACAATGGACTTGATCGTACCAAAATTATACAGAGAAAAACATGTGATAATTGGTGGTGAAGAACAGAAAGAAGTTTATTCGGATTTTCAAGAGGAAATGAACATGTTGAATAGAGCGTTCATAGAAGTCATGCTTGAAGGGGATGGTGACGAGCGTCCATTTTCGTTTCCGATACCAACTTACAACATCACAAAATCATTTGAGTGG